One part of the Enterococcus sp. DIV1094 genome encodes these proteins:
- a CDS encoding hydrolase produces MADLFVPEIMTELRKDIVRVPEVIMEASGIKIFGKLIRSIIFTTDIAIIRNTNANAVIAVYPFTPHPAITKSIIEAADIPVFSGVGGGLTQGMRSAYMSLFAEAQGSLGVVLNGPTPVETVHDVCQVVDIPVISTVTSKYSEIEEKLAAGITIINISAGKDTAETVRFFREKYPELPIIATGGPTDESIKETIEAGANAITYTPPSSGELFSRKMDKYRKIEKTN; encoded by the coding sequence ATGGCAGATTTATTTGTTCCGGAAATAATGACAGAATTACGTAAAGATATCGTGAGAGTTCCAGAGGTCATTATGGAAGCAAGTGGGATTAAAATTTTTGGAAAGTTGATACGTTCGATTATCTTTACAACAGATATTGCGATCATCAGAAACACAAATGCAAATGCAGTGATCGCAGTTTATCCGTTTACGCCGCACCCGGCGATTACGAAAAGCATTATTGAAGCAGCGGATATTCCAGTTTTTTCTGGAGTTGGTGGTGGATTGACGCAAGGGATGCGTTCTGCATACATGAGTCTTTTCGCTGAAGCGCAAGGTTCACTAGGTGTGGTATTGAATGGACCGACACCTGTAGAAACAGTTCATGATGTCTGTCAGGTTGTCGATATCCCAGTAATCAGTACGGTGACATCCAAATACTCGGAAATCGAAGAGAAATTAGCGGCAGGTATCACGATCATCAATATCAGTGCAGGAAAAGACACAGCAGAGACTGTACGTTTTTTCCGAGAGAAATATCCAGAGTTACCGATCATTGCGACTGGTGGACCAACAGATGAGAGCATCAAAGAAACGATTGAAGCTGGTGCTAATGCGATCACCTATACGCCACCAAGCAGTGGGGAATTGTTCAGTCGTAAAATGGACAAATACCGAAAAATCGAGAAGACGAACTGA
- a CDS encoding xanthine phosphoribosyltransferase encodes MKELVGRINKDGQVLGEGVLKVDSFVTHQVDPVLMEQMGQRFAEVFKEQGITKVVTIEASGIAPALFAAKELGVPMIFARKAKSLTMDEELLTASVYSFTKQVTSTISISRKFLSSDDKVLIIDDFLANGQAAKGLIELCQQAGASVEGIGIVIEKSFQDGRQLLEEMGLKVVSLARVASLSNGQVEFLEEDA; translated from the coding sequence GTGAAAGAATTAGTAGGACGTATCAATAAAGATGGGCAAGTCTTGGGTGAAGGCGTGTTAAAAGTAGACAGTTTTGTTACTCATCAGGTTGATCCAGTTTTGATGGAACAAATGGGCCAACGTTTTGCAGAAGTTTTTAAAGAGCAAGGAATCACTAAAGTCGTAACGATTGAAGCTTCTGGCATCGCACCAGCTTTATTTGCAGCTAAAGAGTTGGGCGTACCAATGATTTTTGCTAGAAAAGCCAAAAGTTTAACAATGGACGAAGAATTACTAACTGCCTCTGTCTATTCATTTACGAAACAAGTAACGAGCACGATCTCGATTTCTCGGAAATTTTTATCTTCTGACGATAAAGTATTGATCATCGATGACTTTTTAGCCAACGGTCAAGCGGCAAAAGGCTTGATCGAATTATGCCAGCAAGCAGGAGCGAGCGTTGAAGGAATTGGGATCGTCATTGAAAAATCATTCCAAGACGGTCGCCAACTTCTTGAAGAAATGGGTTTGAAAGTCGTATCGCTTGCACGCGTTGCCTCACTTTCAAATGGTCAAGTAGAATTTCTTGAGGAGGATGCATAA
- a CDS encoding DNA/RNA non-specific endonuclease, giving the protein MKNLKKLWGTLISLVVLGAIGFIGMDLVNEEPTVTTDYSESASLNKESGESVTEKENATQNSSEQRNNGLPQEEDLAPTGNNPGPQDLGQASFTANDFSTNHGWIEYHALDQLGRPTGADALLEKSMINTGTSANRDIRPPGFISGPRYDHSRGHLIAKQFGGSGDDKRNLVTLFQFPVNDPYMNFYELKIRKALNHGETVRYRVTPHYAGDELIPESVELEAKGTGNNPTIDFTVLIPNKK; this is encoded by the coding sequence ATGAAAAATTTAAAAAAACTATGGGGAACATTGATTTCTTTAGTTGTTTTGGGTGCAATCGGATTTATCGGAATGGACTTAGTGAACGAAGAGCCAACAGTCACCACTGACTACAGTGAATCTGCTTCTTTAAATAAAGAATCTGGTGAGAGCGTAACAGAAAAAGAAAATGCAACACAGAACTCATCTGAACAAAGAAACAATGGCCTACCGCAAGAAGAAGACTTAGCACCAACTGGAAACAATCCTGGGCCGCAAGACTTAGGGCAAGCATCATTCACCGCAAATGATTTTTCAACGAACCATGGATGGATCGAGTATCATGCGCTTGATCAGCTAGGACGACCAACTGGTGCGGATGCCTTACTGGAAAAATCAATGATCAACACAGGAACTAGTGCAAATCGTGACATCCGCCCTCCTGGATTTATTTCTGGGCCGAGATATGATCATTCTCGGGGACATCTGATCGCTAAACAATTCGGTGGCAGTGGCGACGATAAGCGAAATTTAGTTACTTTGTTTCAATTTCCCGTCAACGATCCTTATATGAATTTTTATGAACTAAAGATCCGTAAAGCATTGAACCATGGGGAAACTGTTCGTTATCGTGTTACTCCGCATTACGCTGGCGATGAACTGATCCCTGAAAGTGTCGAGTTAGAGGCAAAAGGAACAGGCAATAATCCAACGATCGACTTTACTGTGTTGATCCCAAATAAAAAGTAG
- a CDS encoding glycoside hydrolase family 73 protein — protein MAKKKWKKQRRKNNRWFAVIVGSMLMMMAFVFSMRSLSSPYSTEAQQQEELTHQEFINALVPHAKELQQGYGVLPSIIIGQAILESDWGNSTLASKYKNLFGIKAFGNEEKVNLETKEYINEEWITIQGDFRVYSSWEESMDDHTALFINGVDWNPALYANVIAATNYIEAAHALQTAGYATDPTYADKIIHVIETYQLNQYDQ, from the coding sequence ATGGCAAAAAAGAAATGGAAAAAACAAAGGCGCAAAAATAATCGCTGGTTTGCTGTAATTGTAGGAAGTATGTTGATGATGATGGCTTTTGTTTTTTCTATGAGAAGTTTGTCATCCCCATATTCCACAGAAGCACAGCAACAAGAAGAGTTGACCCATCAAGAATTCATCAATGCATTAGTTCCTCACGCAAAAGAGCTGCAGCAAGGATATGGCGTTTTGCCGAGCATCATCATCGGTCAAGCTATACTTGAATCTGATTGGGGCAATAGTACCCTTGCAAGTAAATATAAGAACCTATTTGGCATCAAGGCATTTGGGAACGAAGAAAAAGTCAATCTGGAAACAAAAGAATATATCAATGAAGAATGGATCACCATCCAAGGAGACTTCCGAGTCTATTCTTCATGGGAAGAGTCGATGGATGATCACACTGCATTATTTATCAATGGTGTTGATTGGAACCCTGCTCTGTATGCGAATGTGATCGCTGCGACGAATTACATCGAGGCAGCCCACGCGTTACAAACAGCAGGATATGCGACAGATCCGACATATGCTGATAAAATCATACATGTGATTGAAACTTATCAGTTAAATCAATACGATCAATAA
- a CDS encoding NfeD family protein — MIGGIAIITIYWYVLLICAGIAVLLVIFGDVFDFDGPIDPMLIVPWLTFTSLLGYLGESLTDQSSLVIFVISAIIATVLVFLLNFYVLMPMKHAESSLSASEKSLEGQIATVVTPIPIQGMGEIQLKSVTGSISRPACFYAPQETMIKRGEKVLIIEVKDRVCYVTPYESMLKM, encoded by the coding sequence ATGATAGGAGGAATCGCAATCATCACGATTTACTGGTACGTTCTACTCATATGTGCCGGGATTGCAGTGTTACTTGTTATTTTTGGAGATGTCTTTGATTTCGATGGACCTATCGATCCGATGCTGATCGTTCCTTGGTTGACTTTTACTAGCTTGTTAGGGTATTTGGGCGAATCCTTGACCGACCAGTCCTCGTTAGTGATTTTCGTTATCAGCGCCATTATTGCAACCGTTTTAGTCTTTTTGTTGAATTTTTATGTCTTGATGCCAATGAAGCATGCAGAGTCATCGCTATCGGCTTCTGAAAAATCATTGGAAGGTCAAATCGCTACGGTGGTGACGCCGATACCGATCCAAGGAATGGGTGAGATCCAACTGAAAAGTGTTACTGGTTCGATCAGTCGTCCCGCTTGCTTTTATGCGCCTCAGGAGACAATGATCAAACGAGGAGAAAAGGTACTGATCATTGAAGTAAAAGATCGTGTTTGTTACGTTACGCCGTACGAAAGTATGTTGAAAATGTGA
- a CDS encoding aromatic acid exporter family protein — protein MRIGMRTVKTVISVFASMVVANYFSLLFWPSAGIIALLSVGNTRRSTLMTGIYRIAAFIIATFIAFLCFTFLGYRIISFSVFLLFFIPIAVRFKLTEGIVVNSVLITHYLSEQSMSWQLIANEAALMMIGVGFALLSNVYMPDSKKRLKENQVIIEERFRQLLRNMADFLISDGVYENQGLCKELQVFIRESQAYARDHQENNLLRQNQYYETYFSMRRAQINVIQDMQENLEYIHEPVPYSDHIYGLLIYTAETFSESNDGKEILARIEEVYGLYRQMPLPTTRSEFEARAELFQFLQSFKSFIEIKVEFSQQMIVDAEK, from the coding sequence ATGCGAATTGGAATGAGAACGGTAAAAACGGTCATTAGCGTTTTTGCTTCGATGGTAGTTGCCAACTATTTTTCCTTGCTCTTCTGGCCGTCTGCCGGGATTATAGCCTTGTTGAGTGTGGGGAATACTCGTCGCTCGACATTGATGACTGGTATTTATCGAATCGCTGCATTTATCATTGCTACATTTATTGCCTTTTTGTGTTTTACTTTTTTAGGCTATCGAATCATCAGTTTCAGTGTCTTTCTTTTATTTTTTATTCCGATCGCTGTGCGGTTCAAATTGACAGAAGGAATCGTTGTGAATTCAGTCTTGATCACGCATTATCTAAGTGAACAAAGTATGAGTTGGCAATTGATTGCAAATGAAGCGGCTCTGATGATGATTGGGGTAGGTTTCGCTTTGTTGTCAAATGTTTACATGCCAGATAGTAAAAAACGACTAAAAGAAAATCAAGTGATCATTGAAGAGCGTTTTCGACAACTCTTGAGGAATATGGCAGATTTTCTGATTTCTGATGGTGTCTACGAGAATCAAGGATTATGTAAAGAATTGCAAGTTTTTATTCGAGAAAGTCAAGCATATGCGCGGGATCATCAAGAGAATAACTTGCTCAGACAAAATCAATACTATGAAACTTATTTTTCCATGCGTCGAGCACAGATCAATGTGATCCAAGACATGCAAGAGAATTTAGAGTATATCCATGAGCCGGTACCGTATAGCGACCATATCTATGGATTATTGATTTATACAGCCGAAACATTTTCTGAGTCGAATGATGGGAAAGAAATATTAGCACGTATCGAAGAGGTGTATGGATTGTATCGTCAAATGCCATTACCTACTACTCGGAGTGAATTTGAAGCTCGTGCGGAGTTATTCCAGTTTTTACAATCATTTAAAAGTTTTATTGAAATAAAAGTAGAATTTTCTCAGCAGATGATCGTAGATGCTGAAAAGTGA
- a CDS encoding HAD-IC family P-type ATPase — MEWYNKSTEETFERVQVTDFISESDRLERQQKFGKNKMEEQDQTPEWQKFLSYFHDALMYILLGAAILKVATGALMEGGMIFLVVFLNAMIGYFQERKAASSLDSIKGLLSDKAVILEDGKKREIDPTELVVGDQVVLTAGDIVPADVRIIESFNLQVDEAILTGETHSVSKTSESLPENTELAEQINMAFSGTKVESGNGLGVVVEVGPNTQIGKISHSLSTVEEQETPLLKKIKEMNTSIFKGISALILLIAIVSYFYYGMTWGYIATAIIALIVSSIPEGLPSILTIILSVGVNRMAKQNAIVKTLPTVETLGAMTVICSDKTGTLTKNEMSLVHIATLNDWYTPQSFTKASRTKVEEYLFQAMHNCQETQLADGACPETGNATELALLRYTNTQQAKIYSPIAKIPFDSAYKYMSTVHEINGKNILFVKGAPDVLIEKAGQQMDARGTIQAIDKKRWNKKNEDLASQGQRVLAFAMKEIGDADLSHDSLDAELTMIGLCGVIDPPKESAIEAVKSMQQAGIRVKMITGDHPLTAKAIAKQLGLQNHQTAITGKELNQLSEQQWQQAVSENDVFARTTPEHKLAIVSYLQEQGEIVGMTGDGVNDAPALKKADVGIAMGIKGSDVSKQAADMVLVDDNFETIAYAVKEGRRIFDNLKKTILFYLPTCLAQGLLLLFSLIGNFPLPLTTVQILWLNLVASITLSYALGFERAEKEVMSRRPRPLDERILSRYALMRILYVGMILTILGLTAMEYVSNDARQTVLINAMVFGQAFYMINCRRISEFSLDKGLWKNTALFYSIGIMVLLQAAMIWFPPLRMALGTNLLSNAEVVISLLPGLLLFFLVEIEKYILSARSYRVDA, encoded by the coding sequence ATGGAGTGGTATAACAAGTCAACTGAGGAAACATTCGAACGGGTTCAAGTCACAGATTTTATTTCAGAAAGTGATCGTCTTGAACGACAACAAAAATTTGGAAAAAATAAAATGGAAGAGCAAGACCAAACGCCTGAATGGCAAAAATTCTTATCTTATTTCCACGATGCTTTGATGTACATCTTATTAGGTGCTGCAATCTTGAAAGTAGCAACCGGAGCATTGATGGAAGGCGGGATGATTTTTTTAGTTGTTTTTCTAAATGCAATGATCGGTTATTTCCAAGAACGGAAAGCAGCCTCATCTTTAGATAGTATCAAAGGATTATTGAGTGATAAAGCAGTGATTTTGGAAGACGGTAAAAAACGTGAAATCGATCCGACTGAGTTGGTCGTTGGCGATCAAGTAGTTTTGACTGCTGGAGATATCGTACCAGCGGATGTTCGGATCATTGAATCATTCAACCTGCAAGTGGATGAAGCAATTTTAACAGGAGAAACACATTCTGTCAGCAAAACTAGCGAGAGTTTACCAGAAAACACAGAATTAGCGGAACAAATCAATATGGCTTTTTCTGGCACAAAAGTTGAATCTGGAAATGGGCTAGGCGTCGTTGTTGAAGTAGGTCCGAATACTCAAATCGGTAAGATCAGTCATTCGTTATCGACGGTTGAAGAGCAAGAAACACCATTATTGAAAAAAATCAAAGAAATGAATACAAGTATTTTTAAAGGAATCAGTGCGTTGATTTTATTGATTGCGATCGTTTCTTATTTTTACTACGGCATGACGTGGGGCTATATAGCGACGGCGATCATCGCTTTGATCGTTTCTTCGATTCCAGAAGGCTTGCCATCGATCTTAACCATTATTTTATCGGTCGGTGTGAATCGAATGGCAAAACAAAATGCGATCGTAAAAACATTACCTACTGTAGAAACATTAGGAGCAATGACGGTTATTTGTTCAGATAAGACAGGAACATTGACAAAAAATGAAATGTCTTTGGTCCACATTGCGACATTGAATGATTGGTACACGCCTCAATCATTTACAAAAGCATCACGTACAAAAGTTGAGGAGTATTTGTTCCAAGCGATGCACAATTGTCAAGAAACACAATTAGCAGATGGCGCTTGTCCTGAAACTGGAAATGCAACTGAACTTGCATTATTACGTTATACAAACACGCAACAGGCAAAGATTTATTCGCCAATCGCTAAGATCCCATTCGATTCAGCGTATAAGTATATGAGTACCGTCCATGAGATCAATGGCAAAAACATCCTGTTCGTCAAAGGGGCGCCTGATGTATTGATTGAAAAAGCTGGCCAACAAATGGATGCTAGAGGTACGATTCAAGCCATCGATAAAAAACGTTGGAATAAGAAAAATGAAGATTTGGCAAGTCAAGGGCAACGTGTTCTAGCTTTCGCTATGAAAGAAATCGGTGATGCAGACTTATCACATGATTCATTAGATGCAGAGTTAACAATGATCGGTCTGTGTGGTGTGATCGATCCACCGAAAGAATCAGCGATCGAAGCTGTAAAATCGATGCAGCAAGCAGGAATCCGTGTGAAAATGATCACTGGCGATCATCCATTGACGGCTAAAGCCATCGCAAAACAATTAGGATTGCAAAATCATCAAACTGCGATCACAGGAAAAGAGCTGAATCAACTTTCAGAGCAACAATGGCAACAAGCAGTAAGTGAAAATGATGTGTTTGCTCGAACGACACCAGAACATAAATTAGCGATCGTGTCTTATCTGCAAGAACAAGGTGAAATTGTAGGAATGACCGGAGATGGTGTAAATGATGCACCGGCATTGAAGAAAGCCGATGTAGGGATCGCTATGGGAATCAAAGGGAGCGATGTGAGTAAGCAAGCGGCGGATATGGTCTTAGTCGATGATAATTTTGAGACGATTGCTTACGCAGTAAAAGAAGGTCGTCGGATTTTCGATAACTTGAAGAAAACCATTCTCTTTTACTTGCCAACCTGTTTGGCACAAGGGTTATTGTTGCTGTTCTCATTGATTGGAAACTTCCCATTACCATTAACGACTGTTCAAATTCTTTGGTTAAACCTAGTGGCTTCAATCACTTTATCTTATGCGTTAGGATTTGAACGAGCGGAAAAAGAAGTAATGAGTCGCCGACCACGACCACTAGATGAGCGAATCCTTTCGCGATATGCGTTGATGCGTATCTTATATGTGGGCATGATCTTAACGATCTTAGGTTTGACTGCGATGGAATATGTCTCAAATGATGCCCGTCAAACGGTGTTGATCAATGCGATGGTCTTTGGTCAAGCCTTCTATATGATCAATTGCCGCCGAATCAGTGAGTTTAGCTTGGACAAAGGATTATGGAAAAATACAGCATTGTTTTATTCAATTGGGATCATGGTCTTGCTTCAAGCAGCGATGATCTGGTTCCCACCATTGCGAATGGCATTAGGAACTAACTTGTTATCAAATGCAGAAGTAGTCATCAGTCTTTTACCAGGATTACTTTTATTCTTCTTAGTAGAAATCGAAAAATATATTTTATCAGCTAGAAGTTACAGAGTTGATGCTTGA
- a CDS encoding D-alanyl-D-alanine carboxypeptidase family protein, which translates to MNKILGFAAVVIMIVAMGYVVISEKDSDTKVRADNSKTEQTTTSTTKESSENQTKNETASELPDVKVDDWSLVLVGPDHKLETEIDEANQLVALDNGYLVDKRIKTDYEALAKAAETAGFPLVMVSAYRSVATQQQVFSQNVQQVMSSQGVTEEEATNITKKTMTEPGYSEHHTGLAVDVVDETWYNNYPSTVLDEKYGEEPGAKWLAENAPKYGFIIRYPKGRQDITKITYEPWHLRYVGKESAEYIAANDLTMEEYLDQLKEK; encoded by the coding sequence GTGAATAAAATTTTAGGTTTTGCTGCAGTTGTGATCATGATCGTTGCGATGGGCTATGTAGTCATCAGTGAAAAAGATTCTGATACGAAGGTCCGAGCGGATAATTCAAAGACTGAGCAAACAACTACGAGTACAACAAAAGAAAGTTCAGAAAACCAGACAAAAAATGAAACAGCTAGTGAGTTGCCAGATGTCAAAGTGGACGATTGGTCACTTGTTTTGGTGGGACCTGATCATAAGCTTGAGACAGAAATTGATGAAGCGAATCAATTGGTTGCGTTAGACAATGGCTATTTGGTCGATAAGCGCATCAAAACGGACTATGAAGCACTGGCTAAAGCAGCAGAGACAGCGGGCTTTCCGCTGGTAATGGTATCTGCATACCGGTCTGTGGCTACGCAACAACAAGTTTTTTCTCAAAATGTACAACAAGTGATGAGCAGTCAAGGTGTCACTGAAGAAGAAGCGACCAATATCACGAAAAAAACGATGACAGAACCTGGTTATAGTGAACATCATACTGGTTTAGCTGTGGATGTGGTCGATGAAACATGGTATAACAACTATCCAAGCACAGTTCTGGATGAAAAGTATGGTGAGGAACCAGGCGCTAAGTGGCTTGCGGAAAATGCCCCTAAATATGGGTTTATCATCCGTTATCCAAAAGGTCGTCAGGATATTACCAAGATCACTTATGAACCTTGGCATTTACGATATGTGGGCAAAGAAAGTGCGGAATATATCGCAGCAAATGATTTAACGATGGAGGAGTACTTAGACCAACTAAAAGAAAAGTAG
- a CDS encoding FUSC family protein codes for MQFGRFRLGMRTMKSALAVFLCILIFHLFNRGIPMIAALSAVFSLRQDLTTTFSFGRSRIIGNLLGGGLGIFYFFVKSYFHNDFLVELIVLPLLVIIVIVLSDGINNNSGIIAAIATLLLISLSIPQGESVFYAVERVFDTFIGTFIAIGINFFLRPPEVEKKEEIVEDLEELRKKEQALLENLEEVKAQIRKQNEQK; via the coding sequence ATGCAATTTGGACGCTTTCGACTTGGTATGCGTACAATGAAGAGCGCTTTAGCTGTTTTCTTATGTATTTTGATCTTCCATCTCTTTAATCGTGGCATTCCAATGATTGCTGCCCTATCTGCTGTTTTTTCCTTACGCCAAGATTTGACGACTACCTTTTCTTTTGGTCGCTCACGAATCATCGGGAATCTACTTGGTGGCGGATTAGGAATTTTCTATTTTTTTGTCAAAAGTTACTTCCACAATGATTTTTTAGTTGAACTGATCGTGCTCCCACTGTTAGTGATCATCGTAATCGTCTTATCTGACGGGATCAATAATAATTCTGGAATCATTGCTGCTATCGCAACATTATTGCTGATCTCTTTAAGCATCCCCCAAGGCGAATCAGTCTTCTATGCTGTTGAGCGGGTTTTTGACACCTTTATCGGGACATTTATCGCCATCGGGATCAATTTCTTCTTACGTCCACCAGAAGTAGAAAAAAAAGAAGAGATTGTCGAAGACTTAGAAGAATTAAGAAAAAAAGAGCAAGCCTTGCTTGAAAATCTTGAAGAAGTAAAAGCGCAGATCCGTAAACAAAACGAACAAAAATAG
- a CDS encoding flotillin family protein yields the protein MEISGVFVAIVLAVLIVLMLLIVFVAKYQTAKPDEALIISGSYLGSKNVHADESNNKIKIVRGGGAFVLPVFQRSNRISLLSSKLDVSTPEVYTEQGVPVMCDGTSIIKIGSSVEEIATAAEQFLGKTREELENEAREVLEGHLRSILGSMTVEEIYQNRDKFSQSVQEVASVDLAKMGLIIVSFTIKEVRDKNGYLDSLGKPRIAQVKRDADIAEAEALKETRIKKAEAEKESQAAELQRQTEIAESLKEKELKLAAYKQEQDVARAKADQAYNLESAREQQQVIEQEMQVKVVERQKQIELEEKEIIRREKQYDSEVKKKADADRYAKEQEAQAQKVKEVTEAEAEQFRIEALAQAQANQTRLAGQAEAEATLARGKAEAEAKQKIADAFKEYGEAAVLSMVIEMLPQLMREAAQPLGNIEKISVVDTGSASGETGGANRVTSYATNLLSTTQETLKETTGLDIKDIIENLSTRGNSRQLNVYEGSNEPKE from the coding sequence ATGGAAATATCTGGAGTGTTTGTAGCAATTGTTTTAGCAGTATTGATCGTTTTGATGCTATTGATCGTCTTTGTAGCCAAGTACCAAACGGCAAAACCAGACGAAGCATTGATCATCAGTGGTAGTTATTTAGGAAGTAAAAATGTCCATGCGGATGAGAGCAACAACAAAATCAAGATCGTTCGTGGTGGCGGGGCATTCGTACTGCCAGTTTTTCAACGTTCGAATCGCATCAGTTTATTATCAAGTAAATTAGATGTATCTACCCCAGAAGTTTATACCGAACAAGGGGTTCCAGTAATGTGTGACGGCACGTCGATCATCAAAATCGGTTCTTCTGTAGAAGAAATTGCGACAGCTGCGGAACAATTTTTAGGGAAAACGCGTGAAGAACTTGAAAATGAGGCTCGTGAAGTCTTAGAAGGTCATCTACGTTCGATCTTAGGTTCGATGACAGTGGAAGAAATTTATCAAAATCGTGACAAATTCAGCCAAAGCGTACAAGAAGTGGCCTCTGTGGATCTAGCGAAAATGGGCTTGATCATTGTTTCCTTCACGATCAAAGAAGTACGTGATAAGAATGGTTACTTGGATTCATTAGGGAAACCACGGATTGCTCAGGTCAAACGTGATGCAGATATTGCAGAAGCGGAAGCACTAAAAGAGACACGGATCAAAAAAGCGGAAGCAGAAAAAGAATCACAAGCTGCCGAATTACAACGTCAAACAGAGATCGCTGAGTCTCTGAAAGAAAAAGAATTGAAACTAGCTGCTTACAAGCAAGAGCAAGATGTGGCACGAGCAAAAGCTGACCAAGCGTATAATTTAGAAAGCGCAAGGGAGCAACAACAAGTAATCGAACAAGAAATGCAAGTAAAAGTCGTTGAACGTCAAAAACAAATCGAACTAGAAGAAAAAGAAATCATTCGTCGTGAAAAACAATATGATTCTGAAGTGAAGAAAAAAGCAGATGCTGATCGTTATGCGAAAGAACAAGAAGCGCAAGCGCAAAAAGTCAAAGAAGTGACAGAGGCAGAAGCGGAACAATTTAGAATCGAAGCATTAGCGCAAGCTCAGGCAAATCAGACTCGTTTAGCTGGGCAAGCTGAGGCGGAAGCAACATTAGCAAGAGGGAAAGCCGAAGCTGAAGCAAAACAAAAAATCGCAGATGCGTTCAAAGAATATGGAGAAGCGGCTGTGCTTAGCATGGTGATCGAAATGTTGCCTCAATTGATGCGTGAAGCGGCACAACCTCTTGGAAATATTGAAAAAATCTCTGTCGTTGATACAGGTAGTGCCTCAGGTGAAACAGGCGGTGCTAATCGGGTAACGAGCTATGCCACAAACTTGTTGTCTACGACACAAGAAACATTGAAAGAAACAACTGGATTGGACATCAAAGACATTATAGAAAATCTTTCTACTCGCGGAAATTCTCGACAATTGAATGTCTATGAAGGATCAAACGAACCGAAAGAATAG
- a CDS encoding Gfo/Idh/MocA family protein, which translates to MKKFHWGIVGLGSIAQEFAESFNQQSSELVAVASRTLEKAQTFATRHAIKKAYGDYQDMLQDPEVDIVYIAVPNRQHIDYILPALEAGKHVLCEKAITMNKAELQKAIQLAEQKNLILAEAMTIFNMPLYQQLRSMIDSGKLGALKMIQAPFGSYKEPDPTNRFFNPDLAGGALLDIGTYAVSFARFFLSSQPEVIASRMIPFKTGVDEQSVTILQNKENELATISLTFQAKMPKVGIVAFENGYLSINDYPRADQAEIIYTDGTKELIESGNRAQAMNYEIENMVKMIEGELPNRSLYLTAEVIALLDEMQEQWKKNG; encoded by the coding sequence ATGAAAAAATTTCACTGGGGCATCGTTGGTCTAGGATCGATTGCCCAAGAATTTGCAGAAAGCTTCAATCAGCAATCAAGTGAATTGGTTGCTGTCGCATCACGTACACTCGAAAAAGCACAAACGTTTGCTACCCGTCATGCCATTAAAAAAGCTTATGGCGATTACCAAGATATGTTACAAGATCCTGAAGTGGATATCGTCTATATCGCCGTTCCTAATCGTCAACATATCGATTACATCCTTCCTGCCTTAGAAGCAGGAAAACATGTTTTATGCGAAAAAGCGATCACTATGAATAAAGCAGAACTTCAAAAGGCCATCCAGTTAGCAGAACAAAAAAATCTGATTTTGGCAGAAGCAATGACGATTTTCAATATGCCTTTATATCAGCAACTTCGTTCAATGATCGACTCAGGCAAATTAGGGGCACTGAAAATGATCCAAGCGCCTTTTGGCAGTTACAAAGAACCTGATCCAACCAACCGTTTTTTCAATCCTGATTTAGCAGGCGGTGCTTTGCTGGATATTGGGACTTACGCTGTTTCATTTGCACGTTTCTTTTTAAGTTCACAACCTGAAGTCATCGCTTCTCGAATGATTCCATTCAAAACAGGCGTCGATGAACAATCCGTGACCATTTTACAAAATAAAGAAAATGAATTAGCGACGATCAGCCTCACTTTCCAGGCAAAAATGCCAAAAGTTGGTATTGTCGCTTTTGAAAATGGCTATCTTTCGATCAATGATTATCCTCGCGCAGATCAAGCCGAAATCATCTATACAGATGGCACAAAAGAATTGATTGAAAGTGGCAATCGTGCACAAGCAATGAATTATGAAATTGAGAATATGGTAAAAATGATCGAAGGCGAACTCCCTAATCGCTCGCTGTATTTAACCGCCGAAGTCATTGCACTGTTAGACGAGATGCAAGAACAGTGGAAGAAAAACGGATAA